ACGCGCTCGGTCAGGGCATCCGCGCCGCCGTCGTCATGCGTTTGGGGCGACTTGTCGGAGGTGGAAGCGGCTTCGACCCCCGAGAAGTCACCCGAAACGGCGGCGACGGAGGCCGAGGCGTCGGGGGTCTGGGCGTCCCAGTGCGGGAGCACGGTGGCCTGCGCGGCGCCCAGGTCCAGCAGGGAGCGCAGCGCGCGCCCGGCCTCGCGCTTGGCGCGGGCCTCGAGCCAGCGCCCGAGCAGCAGGAACGTGGTGATGACCGCCGCCGTCTCGAAGTAGAGGCTGTGGTGCATCATCTCGGCCATGGTCCCGCCCACGTGGGCGGTCATGCCGGGCTCCAGCACCAGCTCCACGGCTGAGTACGTCCACGCCACGAGCACGCCCACGGACACGAGGCTGTCCATGGTGGAGCTGCCGTGCCGGGCCGCGCGGAACGCGGCCGAGTGGAACGGCCACGCGCACCACAGCGCCACGGGCGCCGACATCGCGAGCGCCACCCAGCCCCAGTGCGGGAACTGGAGGGCCGGGACCATGGAGATCAGCACGAGCGGCACCGTGAGGATCGCCGCGACGATCAGCCGCGGCCGCAGCACGTCCGCGCTCGGGCCGTGGGCCATGTGGTCCTCGTGGCCCTCATGCTCACCGTGCTCCGCGCCGGTGGCCTCGTGGCCCCGGTGGTCGGAGTGCCCGGCGTGGTCGGCAGCGTGCCCCGTGCCGCCGTCGTCGTGCCGGTCCCGACGCGCGGGCCGCGCCCGCGGATCCGGGCGCACGGCGGCCGTGTAGCCGGCCTTGGCGACGGCGTCGAGCAGGTCCTGGTCGCTCACGCCCGCGGGCACGGTGACGGTGGCGCGCTCGAGCGGGAGGTTGACCGAGGCCTCGACGCCCTCGATCTTGCCGAGCTTGCGCTCGACCCGGCCCACGCACGAGGCGCACGTCATGCCCGTGACGTCGAGGTCCACGCGGCGCGTGCCCTCGGCGTCCTGCAGGGCCGTGCGGCCGAGGGCCTCGGCGGCGCGGTCGGAGGGGGAGGGTGAGGCGGCCACGGTTCAGCCCTCGACGAGCCGGTAGCCGGCCTCCTCGACGGCGGCGCGTGCGGCGGCGGGGTCGAGGGGGCTCTCGGAGGTGACGGTCGCGGTGGACACGCCGCCCGCGGTGAGGTCGACGTCCACGGCGGTGACGCCGGCGATCTCGCCGAGCTCCTCCTGGACGGACGCGACGCAGTGGCCGCAGGTCATGCCGGTGATCTTCAGGTCGGTGGTGGTCATGGGGTCCTCCTGGGACGGGGTGGGTTCGGGTCGGTCTGGTGGGTCTGGTCGGTCGTGGGGGCGAGAGGGCCGGCGGGCCGGTGCCGTCGCGTCAGCGCAGCAGGCGGCCGATGGCCGCGGTGGCCTCGGCGACCTTCTCGTCGATGAGCTCGGTCCGGCCCGAGGCCTCGGCCTCGACGGCGGCCTCGGCCACGCAGTGGCGCAGGTGCTCCGAGGTGAGGTTCAGGCTCATGGCCTGCAGCGCCTTCGTGACGGCGGCGACCTGCGTGAGGATGTCGATGCAGTAGACGTCTTCGTCCACCATGCGGTGGATGCCGCGCACCTGGCCCTCGATCCGGCGCAGCCGCTTGAGGTGCGCGTCCTTGTCCCGGTGCGCCGCGTGCGGCGGGTGGGCGCCGGCGCAGGGGTCCGCGCCATCGTGGGCGTCCGTCGTCGTGGGGGGCGTGCTCATGCCCCGTTTCTATACCCCTAGGGGGTATTCCGTCAACCCACCCCCGCCCTTTCGTGCGGGAGACGGGAGGCTGCGCCCTTCCTTTCGTATGGGAAACGGAAGGCTCCCGTTTCCCGCACGAAAGCACCCCCGAAGGCTCCCGTTCCCCACGCGAAACCACCCCGCGGGGACGACGACGGCCACCCACCTGCGCGAGGTGAGCGGCCGTCGTCGGGATGGCGGCGGGTCAGGCGACCGGCGCCCCCTCGCCGGGCGGCGGGGCGTCGGAGCCCTC
The sequence above is a segment of the Micrococcus endophyticus genome. Coding sequences within it:
- a CDS encoding heavy-metal-associated domain-containing protein, which translates into the protein MTTTDLKITGMTCGHCVASVQEELGEIAGVTAVDVDLTAGGVSTATVTSESPLDPAAARAAVEEAGYRLVEG
- a CDS encoding metal-sensitive transcriptional regulator, with the protein product MSTPPTTTDAHDGADPCAGAHPPHAAHRDKDAHLKRLRRIEGQVRGIHRMVDEDVYCIDILTQVAAVTKALQAMSLNLTSEHLRHCVAEAAVEAEASGRTELIDEKVAEATAAIGRLLR